One stretch of Amblyraja radiata isolate CabotCenter1 chromosome 9, sAmbRad1.1.pri, whole genome shotgun sequence DNA includes these proteins:
- the snap23 gene encoding synaptosomal-associated protein 23, translating into MAEMSAEDLQLRANNVTDESLESTRRMLQLAEESRDAGGKTLIMLDEQGEQLKRIDEGLDQINQDMKEAEKNLTDLSKCCGLCVCPCSRVRNFEMGDKYKKAWASNSDGNTGKVVSNQPSKSQNSHEMARQGGGGEAYINRVTNDAREDEMEENLEQVGSIIGNLKNMAIDMGNEIDSHNKKIDDIAEKAETNKARIDDANVRANKLMNK; encoded by the exons ATGGCAGAAATGTCTGCTGAAGACTTGCAACTCCGGGCCAACAACGTGACGGATGAG TCACTGGAGAGCACCCGGAGGATGCTACAGTTGGCAGAGGAG AGCAGGGATGCTGGTGGTAAGACCCTGATCATGTTGGATGAACAGGGAG AACAACTGAAGCGCATTGACGAAGGGCTGGATCAGATCAACCAGGACATGAAGGAAGCAGAGAAGAACCTGACTGACCTCAGCAAATGCTGTGGCCTGTGCGTCTGTCCCTGCAGCAG GGTGAGGAATTTCGAGATGGGAGACAAGTACAAAAAAGCCTGGGCCAGCAATTCCGACGGAAACACGGGCAAGGTCGTCTCCAATCAGCCCAGCAAGTCACAGAACAGCCATGAGATGGCCAGGCAGGGCGGTGGAGGAGAAGCTTACATCaacag GGTCACCAACGACGCACGAGAAGACGAGATGGAGGAAAACCTCGAACAAGTGGGCAGCATCATCGGAAACCTGAAGAACATGGCCATCGACATGGGCAACGAGATCGATTCGCACAACAAGAAGATTGATGACATTGCCGAGAAG GCGGAAACTAACAAAGCTCGGATTGATGATGCCAACGTGAGAGCAAACAAACTCATGAACAAGTAA
- the lrrc57 gene encoding leucine-rich repeat-containing protein 57 isoform X1, whose translation MGNSALKAHLETAQKTGVFQLTGKGLNEFPMDLQRLSTNLRMVDLSGNKMETLPSVIGQFSVLKSLTLNSNRLAVLPEDLGKLKKLENLHLNGNSLKNLPSSFGQLAALKTLSLSGNRLKEFPLQLCQLRHLDVVDLSKNKIQRLPDEVEQLQAIELNVNQNQVSQISPHISRCPRLKVLRLEENCLEISMIPNSILADSQISLLAVEGNLFEIRKLQELEGYDKYMERFTATKKKFA comes from the exons ACCTGGAAACTGCACAGAAGACGGGCGTGTTCCAGCTCACAGGGAAAGGCCTGAATGAG TTCCCCATGGACCTGCAGAGACTGTCAACAAATTTGAGAATGGTGGATCTTTCGGGAAACAAGATGGAGACCTTGCCTTCTGTCATTGGGCAGTTTTCAGTACTGAAGAGCCTGACTCTCAACAGCAATAGATTGG ctgttcttcctgaggatttGGGCAAGCTGAAGAAACTGGAGAATCTTCACCTCAATGGTAACTCACTGAAAAATCTCCCTTCCAGCTTCGGGCAGCTGGCAGCCCTGAAGACCCTGAGTCTCTCTGGGAACCGGCTGAAGGAGTTTCCACTCCAGCTATGTCAACTCCGACACCTGGATGTGGTGGATCTGTCCAAGAACAAAATCCAACGTCTCCCAGATGAAGTGGAGCAGCTGCAGGCCATTGAGCTCAATGTCAACCAGAACCAG GTTTCTCAGATCTCGCCACACATCTCCCGCTGTCCGCGACTGAAGGTGCTGCGGTTGGAGGAGAACTGTTTGGAAATCTCCATGATCCCCAACAGCATCCTGGCCGATTCCCAGATCTCCCTGCTGGCTGTTGAGGGAAATCTTTTTGAAATCAGGAAACTGCAAGAGTTGGAGGGTTACGACAAG TACATGGAACGTTTTACAGCAACAAAGAAGAAATTTGCATAA